The Catenuloplanes niger genome includes a window with the following:
- a CDS encoding YceI family protein, giving the protein MSDLNVRDYNGVSIPAAGVYDIDPAHSRVGFVARHLVVSKVRGQFKTVTGVVTIAEDPLESSVTADIDASSIDTNQADRDGHLKSGDFLDVEKHPQLTFRSAGLAEISGNEFKLHGDLTVKDVTRRVELDVEFEGVNKSPWGQEVIGFSATTEIDREEFGITWNQNLETGGVLVGKKVKIEIEAEAIRRA; this is encoded by the coding sequence ATGAGTGACCTCAACGTTCGTGACTACAACGGCGTCTCCATCCCGGCCGCCGGTGTGTACGACATCGACCCCGCCCACTCGCGTGTCGGCTTCGTGGCCCGGCACCTCGTGGTGAGCAAGGTCCGTGGTCAGTTCAAGACCGTGACCGGCGTGGTCACGATCGCGGAGGACCCGCTGGAGTCCTCCGTCACCGCCGACATCGACGCCTCGAGCATCGACACCAACCAGGCCGACCGTGACGGTCACCTGAAGAGCGGCGACTTCCTGGACGTCGAGAAGCACCCGCAGCTGACGTTCCGCAGCGCCGGCCTGGCCGAGATCAGCGGCAACGAGTTCAAGCTGCACGGCGACCTGACGGTCAAGGACGTCACCCGCCGGGTCGAGCTGGACGTCGAGTTCGAGGGCGTCAACAAGTCCCCGTGGGGCCAGGAGGTCATCGGCTTCTCCGCGACGACCGAGATCGACCGCGAGGAGTTCGGCATCACCTGGAACCAGAACCTGGAGACCGGCGGCGTGCTCGTCGGCAAGAAGGTCAAGATCGAGATCGAGGCCGAGGCCATCCGCCGCGCCTGA